The DNA sequence ATGTCTTCCAGGAACGCCGTACCCGCTGGCGTGAGCTGGGCCCTGCGTCCGGGCCGCCGCAGCAGCAGCGCCACGCCCAGCTGCCGTTCCAGCGCCTTCACCTGCCCGCTGACGGAGGCCTGCGAAATGCGCAGATCTTCCGCGCTCTGCCGAAAGCTGCCCGTGGCGCAGACGCTCAGGAACACGTCGAGCTGGCGCAGCGTGAAAGGCAGGCTGGACATTATCGTCATCGGGCCTTGCGATAGCTTGCCGATTATCACCTGTCATCATTTCGCGGTGCCTTGCCGCGCCTTCGGCCTTCACCCACCCTGCCCGCACAAAAGAAAAGGGGAGAGTGATGAGGATATTCGAGGAGGCCCGGATTCCGGGCACGTTCCGCTGTGGGCTGGCGGCAGGTGCCAGCGCCCTGGCGCTCTGCATCGGCGCCCATCCGGCGGCCGCACAGGACCAGACCGACACCGATGAAGCCGCGGAACCCGCCAGCCCTGCCGCGCCCATCGTGGTCACCGGCTCTCGCCTGCGCAGCGACGGATCGCAGGCCCCCGTGCCCGTCACCGTGGTGAGCGACGAAACGCTGGAGGCGATGGGCACCAGCGGGCTGGTGGAGGCGGTGGGCTCGCTGCCCCAGTTCCTCGGCAACCAGTCGGTATCTGCGGTGCAGGTTTCGGGCGTGGGGGGAACCGGCTGGTTCGCGCGCGGCGGGTACGGCAATCTGGACCTGCGGGGCCTCGGCATCAACCGCACGCTGACGCTGCTCAACGGACACCGGGTGGTGTCCTCCAGCGCCTTCGGCGGGGTGGACATCAACACCTTCCCCGAAGCCGCGATCCGCAGCGTGGAAACCGTCACCGGCGGCGCCTCCGCCGCCTATGGCTCCGACGCGGTGGCGGGCGTGGTGAACTTCATCCTCGATCGCGATTTCTCGGGCCTCGAACTGTCGGCGCAGGCCGGCATGACGGAACGCGGCGACAACCAGAGCTACGAGATTTCCGGCATCTTCGGCACGAATATCGGCGACCGCGGCCATGTGATCGTATCCGGCGAGTTCTCGGATCAGGATGGCGTCCACAATTTCCGCGGGCGGGACTGGTATCGCGCCTGGGGTGTGGTGAACGGCACCCCCTACCCCAATGTGGTGTCCGCCAATTCGACGTGGGACGGCGTGATCTTTGCCCCCGGCACGCCGCTGCAGGGCATGCAGTTCCTGCCCGATGGCAGCGGCGTGGTGCCCTTCGTGCGCAGCGGCATCACCAATGCCCTGCCCACCGGCGCTCCGCCCGCAGCCCATTCGATCACCAATGGCGGCAGCGGGGATTACCTCGGCACCAATCCCTACACGATCTTCCCCGATGCCAAGCGCAACAGCATCTATGCCTATGCCGATTACGAGCTGACCGACAATCTGCTGTTCTACGCCCAGTTCATGCGCGGCCAGAACAAGACCTTCCGCTACAACGATCCGACATCCTCGTTCAACGGCACGCCCACCACGGCGACCATCTTCGCCAGCAACGCCTTCCTGCCGCAAAGCGTGCGCGATGTGATGGCTGCGAACAACATCCAGTCCTTCACCCTGCGCCGCATGGGCCATCCGGACGATCTCGCGCTCTCCAACACGCTGCGCGACGACAGCGTGATGACGAGCTTCGCCGGCGGGCTGACGCTTGATATCGCCACCGGCGGGCTGTTCGACGGGTGGCAGGCGGACGTCTATTACCAATACGGCAAGAACAAGCGGAAGGCCTATCAGGATGGCCTGCGGGTCGATCGCGTGTTCGCCGCGCTGGATGCGGTGGACGAAGGCACGGAAACCACCGGCACGGCCAATGGCAACATCGTCTGCCGGGTGACGCTCTACAGCGATGCCTTCCCGGGATGCCAGCCGCTCAACCTGTTCGGTCGCGGCAATGCCAGCGCGGCGGCGGTGGACTACGTCACCGGTTATGAGCCCGGCGTTACCATCACTGCCCCGATCTTCTACGCCGATACCGGCTATGCGCGCGGCGACACGCAGACCTTCACGACCGGCACGGAAAAACTCAACCGCACGAAGATCGACCAGCATGTGGTGGAACTCGATTTCAGCGGCGATCTGGCGGAAGGCTGGGCCGGCACGATCTCCACGGCCTTCGGCGGTTCCTTCCGGCGCGAGTCCATCCTGCAGCTGGTGGAGGACGCATCCAACCCCTCCTCCGACCACACCAACGGCCATCCTGTCGCCTGCAATGGCGAGATCCCCGGCCTCCGCGGCGTCAGCACGGCGGACTGCGTGAACACGGTGGGCCTGCAATATTCCAAGGTTTCCAACATCATCGGCTCCATCGACGTCTACGAAGCCTATGGCGAGGCGCTGGTGCCGCTGCTGGATGGCGCGGGGCCGATCGACGGGGCCAATCTGCATGTCGCGGGCCGCTGGGCCAATTACACCGGGTCCGGCACGGTCTGGGCCTACAAGGCCGGGCTGGATGTCGACCTGTTCGATTTCCTCAAGCTGCGCGGCACCTATTCGCGCGACGTGCGCGCGGCCAATCTGTCCGAGCGGTTCGACAAGACCGGCGGCGCGGCCGTGCTCGACGATCCGCGCATTCCGGGGCAGGACGCGATCAACGTCACCATCTTTTCCGGCGGCAATCCTGAGGTCGATCCGGAAAAGGCCGATACCTGGACGGCGGGCGCGGTGATCCGGCCGGCCGCGCTGCCCGGCTTCTCGCTCTCGGCCGACTACTACGACATCAAGGTCAGCGATGCGATCGGCCAGCTCGGTTCGCAGAACGTGCTCAACGGCTGCCTGATCGACAATGTGCCGGAACTCTGCGCGCTGGTGACGCTCGATAATGATGTGCCGGTGCTGGTGGGCGACGTGTTCATCAATGTGAACAAGAACCGCACGCGCGGCCTGGATGTAGAGGCGAACTATGCCGCCCCCGTTCGCCTGTTCGGCGGGGAGGAGGATGTCTCCGCCCGCGTCTTCGCCAGCTGGCTGTTCGAAGCCTCGCGCACGCTCAGCACCGGCGCCTATATCGACCGGGCCGGCCAGACGGGCATCCAGCAGGTGGACGGCATCCCCTATGCCCTGCCCGATTTCCGCGCCACCGGCTCGCTCACCTATCGGCAGGGGCCGGTCAGGACCTTCCTGCAAGGCCGCTACATCGCGTCCGGAACGCAGGAGAACGGGCTGGCCGACACGGCGCTGAACCATGTGGACAGCGCCTTCTACCTCGATGCCCGTGTCACCTATGAAATGGAGCTGGGCTCCCGCGCGGCGACGGAGCTGTTCGTCGCGATCACCAACCTCACCGATCAGGATCCGCCGATCACCCCCTATTACAGCGTCTTCGGCGGCCATTCCTTCCAGACCAACAGCACGCTGTTCGATCTTCTCGGCCGCCGCTTTACCATCGGCGTAAAACTGAAGATGTGACCGGCACCGGAACGCCGATCGACCCCTACCCACACCGGAGGAATCCGCATTGACCGAAAGAAGCATAGCAAGCCGTATCACCCGCCGCGCCGCCATGGCCGGGGCACTGGGCACGGCGGCGCTCGCCGTCACCGTTCCCGGCCTGGCGCGAACGCCGCGGCGCAGGCCGAACTTCCTGTTCATCATGGCCGACGATCTCGGCTATGCAGACCTCTCCTGCTACGGCCGCCGCGAATACCAGACTCCGGTGCTGGACGGACTGGCCGCGCAGGGGATGAAGTTCACCCACGGCTATGCCAATTCGGCGGTGTGTTCGGCCACGCGCGTGGGGCTGATCACCGGCCGCTATCAATATCGCACGCCGGCCGGGCTGGAAGAGCCGTTGCAGAACCCCGATCTGGGGCTCGATCCGGCGCATCCCACCCTCCCCTCGCTGCTGCGCCAGCAGGGCTACCACTCGGCGCTGGTGGGCAAGTGGCACATGGGCGGCCTGCCCCGCTTCGGCCCGCTGCAAAGCGGCTATGACGAGTTCTGGGGCAATCGTGGCGGCGGGGTGGATTATTTCACTCACGCCATCGGCGGCAAGCCGGACCTGTGGGATGGCGACGTGCCGGTGGAGGAGCTCGGCTATTACACCGATCTGCTCGCCGACCGCTCGCTCGAATATCTCGATGCCCGCGCGAAGGAGCCTGGGAAGCCCTGGCTGCTCTCGCTCCATTTCACCGCGGCCCACTGGCCCTGGGAAACCAACGATGCCGCCGGGCGGGCGGAAAGCGCACGGCTGGCGCAGAAGCCCCCCGGCCCCGATCTCGCCATTGCCGATTACGATGGCGGGACGATGGAAACCTATGCCGGCATGGTCACCAGCCTCGATACCAATGTCGGCCGGGTGCTGGCGCGGCTGCGCGAGCTGGGGATGGAACAGGATACGGTGGTGATCTTCACCAGCGACAACGGAGGGGAACGCTTTTCCGACAACTGGCCCTTCACCGGCATCAAGACGGAACTGCTGGAAGGCGGCATCCGCGTGCCGCTGATCGTGCGCTGGCCGGGCGTGACGCCGGCGGGCGGCGAAAGCACGGTGCCCGCCATGTCGATGGATTTCCTGCCGACCTTCCTTGCCGCCGCCGGCGGCGCGCCCGATCCCCGCTATCCCACCGACGGGGTGGACCTGCGCCCGGCCATGGCCGGATCATCCATGGGCGAGCGGACGCTGTTCTGGCGTTTCTGGAACAAGGACCAGAAGGCGGCGCGGCGCGGCCGCTACAAATACCTGAAGATGGGGCCGGAGGAATTCCTGTTCGACGTGGTGGCCGACCCGCTGGAGCGCGGCAATCTGAAGGACCGGATGCCCGAACTGTTTGCCGAGCTGAAGGCTGCCCATGCTTCGTGGAATAGTGACATGCTGATCGACCCGAACGCCCGCAGCTATGGCTTCGAGCCGTGGATGCTGGCCGATCATTTCAAGCCGGAGAGCTGACCCGGCGCAGGATCGAACCGGCGGGCCGGCCTAGTGCGCGGTCTGGCCTAATGCGCGGTCTGGCCGCCGTCGATCGTCCACACCGCGCCGTTCACGAAGCTGGCGGCGTCGGAACAGAGATGCAGCACCGTGCCGGCGATCTCCTCCGGCTCCGCGCAGCGGCCCGAGATGTTGTGCTGGAAGAACATCTCGGTGAACTCCCCACTCTCCGCCCAGTGGCGCGTCATCGAGGTGACGACGAAGCCGGGGGCGATGGCGTTCACGCGGATGTTCTTCTGCGCATATTCCACCGCCGCCGCCTTGGTCAGCCCGGCCACCGCGTGCTTCATCGCGCAATAGGCCGCCATGTTCGGATCGGCGATCAGCGCGCCCACGCTGGCGGTGTTGACGATGGCCCCGCCGCCGATCTCCAGGAAATGGCGGATTTCCGCCTGCAGCGCATACCACACGCCCTTGAAATCCACCGCGATGGCCAGATCCAGCTCGTCATCCGGCACTTCATGGATGGGCCGCTGCGGGGGCAGGACACCGGCATTGTTGAAGGCGCAATGCATCCCGCCGAAACGCTGCAGCGTGCGGGCCACCAGCGCGCGCACCGCCTGCCCGTCGGTCACATCCGTAAGGGTAAAGTCCGCCTCCCCGCCGGCCTGGCGGATGATGGCGACGGTTTCCTCCGCCCGTTCGTCAATATCGCCGATCATCACCTTCGCCCCTGCCGCGGCGAAGGCCTTGGAGGTTTCGCGGCCGATACCCGTGGCGCCGCCGGTGACGAGCGCGATCTTCCCTTCGAAGCGACTGTCTATTCCTGCCATTTCGGTTCCTCTCCGGTCGCCACTTTGGACGATGTGCCCAGGATGAAATCGCCGAGCGCGTCGATCGTATCGGGAAATTCAGCCTGCACCAGAGTGCGCAGTTCCTCCGAGGATTTCGC is a window from the Altererythrobacter sp. B11 genome containing:
- a CDS encoding TonB-dependent receptor domain-containing protein, producing MRIFEEARIPGTFRCGLAAGASALALCIGAHPAAAQDQTDTDEAAEPASPAAPIVVTGSRLRSDGSQAPVPVTVVSDETLEAMGTSGLVEAVGSLPQFLGNQSVSAVQVSGVGGTGWFARGGYGNLDLRGLGINRTLTLLNGHRVVSSSAFGGVDINTFPEAAIRSVETVTGGASAAYGSDAVAGVVNFILDRDFSGLELSAQAGMTERGDNQSYEISGIFGTNIGDRGHVIVSGEFSDQDGVHNFRGRDWYRAWGVVNGTPYPNVVSANSTWDGVIFAPGTPLQGMQFLPDGSGVVPFVRSGITNALPTGAPPAAHSITNGGSGDYLGTNPYTIFPDAKRNSIYAYADYELTDNLLFYAQFMRGQNKTFRYNDPTSSFNGTPTTATIFASNAFLPQSVRDVMAANNIQSFTLRRMGHPDDLALSNTLRDDSVMTSFAGGLTLDIATGGLFDGWQADVYYQYGKNKRKAYQDGLRVDRVFAALDAVDEGTETTGTANGNIVCRVTLYSDAFPGCQPLNLFGRGNASAAAVDYVTGYEPGVTITAPIFYADTGYARGDTQTFTTGTEKLNRTKIDQHVVELDFSGDLAEGWAGTISTAFGGSFRRESILQLVEDASNPSSDHTNGHPVACNGEIPGLRGVSTADCVNTVGLQYSKVSNIIGSIDVYEAYGEALVPLLDGAGPIDGANLHVAGRWANYTGSGTVWAYKAGLDVDLFDFLKLRGTYSRDVRAANLSERFDKTGGAAVLDDPRIPGQDAINVTIFSGGNPEVDPEKADTWTAGAVIRPAALPGFSLSADYYDIKVSDAIGQLGSQNVLNGCLIDNVPELCALVTLDNDVPVLVGDVFINVNKNRTRGLDVEANYAAPVRLFGGEEDVSARVFASWLFEASRTLSTGAYIDRAGQTGIQQVDGIPYALPDFRATGSLTYRQGPVRTFLQGRYIASGTQENGLADTALNHVDSAFYLDARVTYEMELGSRAATELFVAITNLTDQDPPITPYYSVFGGHSFQTNSTLFDLLGRRFTIGVKLKM
- a CDS encoding sulfatase-like hydrolase/transferase is translated as MTERSIASRITRRAAMAGALGTAALAVTVPGLARTPRRRPNFLFIMADDLGYADLSCYGRREYQTPVLDGLAAQGMKFTHGYANSAVCSATRVGLITGRYQYRTPAGLEEPLQNPDLGLDPAHPTLPSLLRQQGYHSALVGKWHMGGLPRFGPLQSGYDEFWGNRGGGVDYFTHAIGGKPDLWDGDVPVEELGYYTDLLADRSLEYLDARAKEPGKPWLLSLHFTAAHWPWETNDAAGRAESARLAQKPPGPDLAIADYDGGTMETYAGMVTSLDTNVGRVLARLRELGMEQDTVVIFTSDNGGERFSDNWPFTGIKTELLEGGIRVPLIVRWPGVTPAGGESTVPAMSMDFLPTFLAAAGGAPDPRYPTDGVDLRPAMAGSSMGERTLFWRFWNKDQKAARRGRYKYLKMGPEEFLFDVVADPLERGNLKDRMPELFAELKAAHASWNSDMLIDPNARSYGFEPWMLADHFKPES
- a CDS encoding SDR family NAD(P)-dependent oxidoreductase — its product is MAGIDSRFEGKIALVTGGATGIGRETSKAFAAAGAKVMIGDIDERAEETVAIIRQAGGEADFTLTDVTDGQAVRALVARTLQRFGGMHCAFNNAGVLPPQRPIHEVPDDELDLAIAVDFKGVWYALQAEIRHFLEIGGGAIVNTASVGALIADPNMAAYCAMKHAVAGLTKAAAVEYAQKNIRVNAIAPGFVVTSMTRHWAESGEFTEMFFQHNISGRCAEPEEIAGTVLHLCSDAASFVNGAVWTIDGGQTAH